From a single Molothrus ater isolate BHLD 08-10-18 breed brown headed cowbird chromosome Z, BPBGC_Mater_1.1, whole genome shotgun sequence genomic region:
- the GPBP1 gene encoding vasculin isoform X1 — protein sequence MAQHDFAPAWLNFPTPPSSTKSSLNFEKHSENFSWTENSYEANRRRHNSSEGFDPNTGRPNGGHFGRKERNGWRSQGRNGPENINRRGGYYGGGSHSRSSTFHCGKGQGLHENSVLDNETRKKEEKEVPNQFEAEDFPSLNPEYERESNQNKSLAAGVWEYPLNPKSRSQRMLVIKKGSTKELRISGFPVAGSLHSQPVRNGTGTSVYKGLVPKPVTPPAKPTQWKSQAKENKLGNAFPHESAYGVGSFSPFKSTVKAFAVTQNLVKECNRSNSSSPVDKSGQLRLTKLTRMRTDKKSEFLKALKRDRVKEEHENENHDGQEKDDESFSLHNNNSPHCERDINRNFENEIPQENGNASITPQQIIQSSAFPQANVLSSSLEAEHRLLKEMGWQEDSENDETCAPLTEDEMREFQVISEQLQKNGLRKNGILKNGLICNFKFGSWKNSTFKPALENEDSETSSSDTSDDDDV from the exons ATGGCGCAGCATGActttgctccagcctggcttaATTTTCCTACTCCACCATCATCAACAAAG TCATCGCTGAATTTTGAGAAACATTCTGAAAATTTTTCATGGACAGAGAATAGTTATGAAGCAAATCGCAGAAGACACAATTCTTCGGAAGGGTTTGATCCTAACACTGGAAGGCCAAATGGAG gGCATTTTGGGCGAAAAGAGAGGAATGGTTGGCGTTCACAAGGCAGAAATGGTCCAGAAAATATAAACCGACGGGGAGGGTACTATGGTGGAGGTTCCCATTCTCGTAGCAGCACCTTCCATTGTGGAAAAGGCCAGGGACTGCATGAAAACAGTGTACTTGATAATGAAACCcggaaaaaggaagaaaaagaagtacCCAACCAGTTTGAGGCTGAGGACTTC CCGTCTTTAAACCCTGAATATGAGAGGGAATCAAACCAGAATAAATCTCTAGCTGCAGGTGTGTGGG agtaCCCTTTAAATCCTAAATCTAGATCTCAGAGAATGCTGGTCATTAAAAAAGGCAGTACAAAAGAACTGCGGATATCTGGATTCCCAGTAGCGGGAAGCCTTCACTCGCAGCCCGTAAGGAATGGAACTGGCACAAGTGTTTATAAAGGATTAGTCCCCAAACCTGTAACTCCACCTGCAAAG CCCACACAGTGGAAAAgccaagcaaaagaaaataaacttgggAATGCGTTTCCTCATGAATCTGCATATGGTGTTGGCAGTTTCAGTCCTTTCAAATCAACTGTCAAGGCATTTGCTGTAACACAAAATTTAGTGAAAGAG TGTAATCGGTCAAATTCTTCATCCCCTGTTGACAAATCTGGTCAGCTTCGTTTAACAAAATTGACAAGAATGCGGACTGATAAGAAGAGTGAATTTTTGAAAGCATTGAAAAGAGATAGAGTGAAAGAGGAACATGAAAATGAGAATCATGATGGACAAgagaag gATGATGAGTCCTTCAGCTTGCATAACAACAACAGTCCTCATTGTGAGAGAGATATAAACCGAAACTTTGAAAATGAGATTCCGCAGGAGAATGGCAATGCTTCAATTACACCTCAGCAAATCATTCAGTCTTCAGCTTTCCCTCAGGCAAATGTTCTTTCCAGCTCACTTGAGGCAGAGCATAG GTTGTTAAAGGAGATGGGCTGGCAGGAAGACAGTGAAAATGATGAAACATGTGCTCCACTAACTGAGGATGAGATGAGGGAGTTTCAAGTCATTAGTGAACAG TTACAAAAAAATGGCCTTCggaaaaatggcattttgaaaaatggcctcatctgtaattttaaatttggcTCCTGGAAAAACAGCACtttcaaacctgctctggagaATGAGGATTCTGAGACAAGCAGCAGTGATACAtcagatgatgatgatgtgtGA
- the GPBP1 gene encoding vasculin isoform X2 → MVTQLCMRGLLHCLSFKVLSSLNFEKHSENFSWTENSYEANRRRHNSSEGFDPNTGRPNGGHFGRKERNGWRSQGRNGPENINRRGGYYGGGSHSRSSTFHCGKGQGLHENSVLDNETRKKEEKEVPNQFEAEDFPSLNPEYERESNQNKSLAAGVWEYPLNPKSRSQRMLVIKKGSTKELRISGFPVAGSLHSQPVRNGTGTSVYKGLVPKPVTPPAKPTQWKSQAKENKLGNAFPHESAYGVGSFSPFKSTVKAFAVTQNLVKECNRSNSSSPVDKSGQLRLTKLTRMRTDKKSEFLKALKRDRVKEEHENENHDGQEKDDESFSLHNNNSPHCERDINRNFENEIPQENGNASITPQQIIQSSAFPQANVLSSSLEAEHRLLKEMGWQEDSENDETCAPLTEDEMREFQVISEQLQKNGLRKNGILKNGLICNFKFGSWKNSTFKPALENEDSETSSSDTSDDDDV, encoded by the exons ATGGTGACACAGCTCTGCATGAGAGGACTGCTGCATTGCCTTTCATTCAAAGTTCTT TCATCGCTGAATTTTGAGAAACATTCTGAAAATTTTTCATGGACAGAGAATAGTTATGAAGCAAATCGCAGAAGACACAATTCTTCGGAAGGGTTTGATCCTAACACTGGAAGGCCAAATGGAG gGCATTTTGGGCGAAAAGAGAGGAATGGTTGGCGTTCACAAGGCAGAAATGGTCCAGAAAATATAAACCGACGGGGAGGGTACTATGGTGGAGGTTCCCATTCTCGTAGCAGCACCTTCCATTGTGGAAAAGGCCAGGGACTGCATGAAAACAGTGTACTTGATAATGAAACCcggaaaaaggaagaaaaagaagtacCCAACCAGTTTGAGGCTGAGGACTTC CCGTCTTTAAACCCTGAATATGAGAGGGAATCAAACCAGAATAAATCTCTAGCTGCAGGTGTGTGGG agtaCCCTTTAAATCCTAAATCTAGATCTCAGAGAATGCTGGTCATTAAAAAAGGCAGTACAAAAGAACTGCGGATATCTGGATTCCCAGTAGCGGGAAGCCTTCACTCGCAGCCCGTAAGGAATGGAACTGGCACAAGTGTTTATAAAGGATTAGTCCCCAAACCTGTAACTCCACCTGCAAAG CCCACACAGTGGAAAAgccaagcaaaagaaaataaacttgggAATGCGTTTCCTCATGAATCTGCATATGGTGTTGGCAGTTTCAGTCCTTTCAAATCAACTGTCAAGGCATTTGCTGTAACACAAAATTTAGTGAAAGAG TGTAATCGGTCAAATTCTTCATCCCCTGTTGACAAATCTGGTCAGCTTCGTTTAACAAAATTGACAAGAATGCGGACTGATAAGAAGAGTGAATTTTTGAAAGCATTGAAAAGAGATAGAGTGAAAGAGGAACATGAAAATGAGAATCATGATGGACAAgagaag gATGATGAGTCCTTCAGCTTGCATAACAACAACAGTCCTCATTGTGAGAGAGATATAAACCGAAACTTTGAAAATGAGATTCCGCAGGAGAATGGCAATGCTTCAATTACACCTCAGCAAATCATTCAGTCTTCAGCTTTCCCTCAGGCAAATGTTCTTTCCAGCTCACTTGAGGCAGAGCATAG GTTGTTAAAGGAGATGGGCTGGCAGGAAGACAGTGAAAATGATGAAACATGTGCTCCACTAACTGAGGATGAGATGAGGGAGTTTCAAGTCATTAGTGAACAG TTACAAAAAAATGGCCTTCggaaaaatggcattttgaaaaatggcctcatctgtaattttaaatttggcTCCTGGAAAAACAGCACtttcaaacctgctctggagaATGAGGATTCTGAGACAAGCAGCAGTGATACAtcagatgatgatgatgtgtGA
- the GPBP1 gene encoding vasculin isoform X3 translates to MLVIKKGSTKELRISGFPVAGSLHSQPVRNGTGTSVYKGLVPKPVTPPAKPTQWKSQAKENKLGNAFPHESAYGVGSFSPFKSTVKAFAVTQNLVKECNRSNSSSPVDKSGQLRLTKLTRMRTDKKSEFLKALKRDRVKEEHENENHDGQEKDDESFSLHNNNSPHCERDINRNFENEIPQENGNASITPQQIIQSSAFPQANVLSSSLEAEHRLLKEMGWQEDSENDETCAPLTEDEMREFQVISEQLQKNGLRKNGILKNGLICNFKFGSWKNSTFKPALENEDSETSSSDTSDDDDV, encoded by the exons ATGCTGGTCATTAAAAAAGGCAGTACAAAAGAACTGCGGATATCTGGATTCCCAGTAGCGGGAAGCCTTCACTCGCAGCCCGTAAGGAATGGAACTGGCACAAGTGTTTATAAAGGATTAGTCCCCAAACCTGTAACTCCACCTGCAAAG CCCACACAGTGGAAAAgccaagcaaaagaaaataaacttgggAATGCGTTTCCTCATGAATCTGCATATGGTGTTGGCAGTTTCAGTCCTTTCAAATCAACTGTCAAGGCATTTGCTGTAACACAAAATTTAGTGAAAGAG TGTAATCGGTCAAATTCTTCATCCCCTGTTGACAAATCTGGTCAGCTTCGTTTAACAAAATTGACAAGAATGCGGACTGATAAGAAGAGTGAATTTTTGAAAGCATTGAAAAGAGATAGAGTGAAAGAGGAACATGAAAATGAGAATCATGATGGACAAgagaag gATGATGAGTCCTTCAGCTTGCATAACAACAACAGTCCTCATTGTGAGAGAGATATAAACCGAAACTTTGAAAATGAGATTCCGCAGGAGAATGGCAATGCTTCAATTACACCTCAGCAAATCATTCAGTCTTCAGCTTTCCCTCAGGCAAATGTTCTTTCCAGCTCACTTGAGGCAGAGCATAG GTTGTTAAAGGAGATGGGCTGGCAGGAAGACAGTGAAAATGATGAAACATGTGCTCCACTAACTGAGGATGAGATGAGGGAGTTTCAAGTCATTAGTGAACAG TTACAAAAAAATGGCCTTCggaaaaatggcattttgaaaaatggcctcatctgtaattttaaatttggcTCCTGGAAAAACAGCACtttcaaacctgctctggagaATGAGGATTCTGAGACAAGCAGCAGTGATACAtcagatgatgatgatgtgtGA